The sequence ATCCGTTGCTTAATAATTAAGAAGTCTTTCCTCCCTTTCCATCCTCTAAATTTGTTTTGTATACGAATGGCAGCAGCATGCATAGGCATATCAGACTGTCCTGTTTTTTGTGACTTGATAGAAAGAAGTGAAAGCGCTCGCTCATCTGACATAGCGGACTTGTCACCTCCAGACTCAATTTTCTTTCTATGAAATGATTGCACCCTAAAGACTTGGTAAATGCGAGCTGCAGCTTGAGAAGCATTACGAACAGCACTCAATGAATCCTTCAGCGAAAGTCCAGCCTGCATGTCTCCATCAGCAACTGCAAGAGCTCTCTGTTCTGCATCATCAATGCCTGTCAAGCTGGCAACGTCTGCTATATCACTGCCCTTTGGGTCTAAAGTGAGGGAAGAAAGATGGCTAGTCAAAGATGATTCTGCCAGGAAACCAGCGATGCCTTTGTGACCATTTGCAGATGCCAAATCTGCAGGTGTTCTTCCTGAAGGAAACTCGGGGGTTGGATCTGTCAATAAACCAGGTGCTGCACCCATTGTAATGAGAGCACCAACTGTCCGCTCCCTGAAATGACAAAGAAAACAACAGTAAATATGGCTTACGATAGACAGGTACCAATAACTAATCAACAAAATTCTTGATGACAAAACATCTGAGGTACTCACCTGCCACAAAAAGCTGCCCAGTGTAATGCAGTCCACCCATGTGCATCTCTGAAGTTAATATTGACACCTGCAGTCACTGTTGGTTCTATAGCCCAATCATAACCAAGAGCAGCTGCTAGATGCAGCACGCCCTGCCCCTCTTCATCCCAGATATTGGGACCTTTATCATCTTTGGCAGATTTGTGTAGAAGCCAAATATGCAGCTTCTCTTGTAATAACATTTCAAGCAACTCTGCATTGTCAGCAGAATACTCATTTTCTTGACTTATTTTAGGCAGAGTATCATCAGCAGCTTCCATTTTAATTAAACTGATTTTACCTCCCAAATGAGCTTTCTTCCTATAATCTAAATTTTGGGAGTCAAGTGGCCCCAGAGACAGTAACTTATCAAGACGCATATGAAGAAGCATTTCATATGTGTTATTACTGCAGGAATCTATATTCTCTATACAGTGTGGATCACTTACACGGAATTCAAACTCCCTCACCTCACTACAAGCCAACCTGTTGGAACAGGTCACATAAAAAGGAACCCTTCCAGATTTATGTGGAGGAGCATGGCAACTAAGAATACCATCTCCTACAACCTCTGCTGGAACTTCAACTTCCCCAAACATGCATGACCATTTACAATTTTCCACATCTTGAGTCTTCAAGAATGTCCCAATAATTAAAACCTGTATTATACATCAGAAAGAATGATCAGGAAATGAAAACATATAGTATGCCAATATCAAACCATAATTGCAACTTTTAGGGTATAATAAAGGATATGTTAATGTTTCAAGTCCTAACTTCATCATTGAGGAAAGCATTAGATAGAAACATCCATTTCAGAGTGCCAGATACCTTAGTCTCCAAGCCAGCATAGACCCAGTTTGGAGAGAAATCAATTATACTGAAAAGCTGATCCTGTGAAAGTGAGAGGCTCATTATATATGCATCCAAAggctcatgatttgaaatgctagaATCTTCAACAATGCCATCACTTCCAACAGCACTCCAGTATGCTCCAGAACTGGATTTTGTATGTGACTCATCAACCTCTCCAAGCTCTTTGCTCATCCACCTTGAGAAGCTATCATACTTCTTTAGGCCTTCAGTTTGTACTCTGGAGAGGTCCAATGTTGGTTGTTTTACCAGGGAAGTGTATTTATCACTTCCATCAATGGAAGTCTCATTTTCCATGTTAATAGTTGATATAATAGCTGAATCAGTGTCAGCACTAGAAAGCTGGAACATAAAATATTACGAATGATTTAGTCATACTAATAAAGGCCAAAGCCTATAATAAAGATGAACTCAAAGCCTAAGCAGAGACAATTTTCAAGCCAATAAATATCCATGAAGCAAGAACCATGTGGGAGCTTGTGCATTAATATCACATTATCCAGCTGTCAGTGATCATCAGCTCAATCTAGTCTGTCATAAATAATAGCACTTGCAAGTTCTTAATAAGGCTATTTCTGGGTTCAGGTTAATGACAGGACAGAAgttattatttaaattataatatatgaaaAGAAATTATACTATCTTCCATGCAGTACGAAGATCCACCATGCAATATTTCAAATACCAGTGGGACCTGTACATTATTAACCAATATTTACCAGTCCAAAAAAGAACCACTATCAGACCATAGGGCTCAGTTTTGTTGTTGTCTTTTTCTTTTACCCGTTGATACAAGTGGATATACTGCCTAGTATACAAGTACACTGTCAATCTGACATGCTGAAAGTGGTAACAGAACAAAATTTTAAACATTACAATTTTGTATAGTATTCAAAATCAATTAGAACAATCTGGAAATGTATGTTAATACAAATAGCAATAGTACCTGCCACTCAAATTTGTCTGATATAATGGAGTCATCTTGCCTGGTACCAGGATTCTCTGCATATAGGTCTGCATGTACAGAAGTTTGTTTACTACTAATTTCCTCTGTCGTAGCCTCTGTAATACC comes from Musa acuminata AAA Group cultivar baxijiao chromosome BXJ3-3, Cavendish_Baxijiao_AAA, whole genome shotgun sequence and encodes:
- the LOC135633421 gene encoding calmodulin-binding transcription activator 3-like isoform X3, with translation MAEARLFSLTPQLGGSLFLFDRKVLRYFRKDGHNWRKKKDGKTVKEAHERLKAGSVEVLHCYYAHGEENVNFQRRSYWMLEEDFMHIVLVHYLEVKGHKPSFSRSREVEDVPQDNQVDSPIYSNSIANHSQLPSQATDVESPISLHTSEYEDAESADNYPTSSRYHPFVKMQQYDDGQMTGVPFVDSYVPDPSIDSQCGFQEIHDAEPKSDFYSVTQEDIGRVFNETGLGLTFIGSKTQLDLASWEEVLEHCATSCQMPSFQSSAGITEATTEEISSKQTSVHADLYAENPGTRQDDSIISDKFEWQLSSADTDSAIISTINMENETSIDGSDKYTSLVKQPTLDLSRVQTEGLKKYDSFSRWMSKELGEVDESHTKSSSGAYWSAVGSDGIVEDSSISNHEPLDAYIMSLSLSQDQLFSIIDFSPNWVYAGLETKVLIIGTFLKTQDVENCKWSCMFGEVEVPAEVVGDGILSCHAPPHKSGRVPFYVTCSNRLACSEVREFEFRVSDPHCIENIDSCSNNTYEMLLHMRLDKLLSLGPLDSQNLDYRKKAHLGGKISLIKMEAADDTLPKISQENEYSADNAELLEMLLQEKLHIWLLHKSAKDDKGPNIWDEEGQGVLHLAAALGYDWAIEPTVTAGVNINFRDAHGWTALHWAAFCGRERTVGALITMGAAPGLLTDPTPEFPSGRTPADLASANGHKGIAGFLAESSLTSHLSSLTLDPKGSDIADVASLTGIDDAEQRALAVADGDMQAGLSLKDSLSAVRNASQAAARIYQVFRVQSFHRKKIESGGDKSAMSDERALSLLSIKSQKTGQSDMPMHAAAIRIQNKFRGWKGRKDFLIIKQRIVKIQAHVRGHQVRKRYKKFVWSVGIVEKVILRWRRKGSGLRGFRSEGLLEGTSMQCHLAKEDDYDFLQEGRKQTEARMQKALARVKSMVQYPEAREQYRRLLTVVTEFQESKALQESIMDVSEDAADADLMVELEELLEGDTVMPTV
- the LOC135633421 gene encoding calmodulin-binding transcription activator 3-like isoform X2; the protein is MAEARLFSLTPQLDIEQILLEAQHRWLRPAEICEILRNYRKFHIAPEPPNKPPSGSLFLFDRKVLRYFRKDGHNWRKKKDGKTVKEAHERLKAGSVEVLHCYYAHGEENVNFQRRSYWMLEEDFMHIVLVHYLEVKGHKPSFSRSREVEDVPQDNQVDSPIYSNSIANHSQLPSQATDVESPISLHTSEYEDAESDNYPTSSRYHPFVKMQQYDDGQMTGVPFVDSYVPDPSIDSQCGFQEIHDAEPKSDFYSVTQEDIGRVFNETGLGLTFIGSKTQLDLASWEEVLEHCATSCQMPSFQSSAGITEATTEEISSKQTSVHADLYAENPGTRQDDSIISDKFEWQLSSADTDSAIISTINMENETSIDGSDKYTSLVKQPTLDLSRVQTEGLKKYDSFSRWMSKELGEVDESHTKSSSGAYWSAVGSDGIVEDSSISNHEPLDAYIMSLSLSQDQLFSIIDFSPNWVYAGLETKVLIIGTFLKTQDVENCKWSCMFGEVEVPAEVVGDGILSCHAPPHKSGRVPFYVTCSNRLACSEVREFEFRVSDPHCIENIDSCSNNTYEMLLHMRLDKLLSLGPLDSQNLDYRKKAHLGGKISLIKMEAADDTLPKISQENEYSADNAELLEMLLQEKLHIWLLHKSAKDDKGPNIWDEEGQGVLHLAAALGYDWAIEPTVTAGVNINFRDAHGWTALHWAAFCGRERTVGALITMGAAPGLLTDPTPEFPSGRTPADLASANGHKGIAGFLAESSLTSHLSSLTLDPKGSDIADVASLTGIDDAEQRALAVADGDMQAGLSLKDSLSAVRNASQAAARIYQVFRVQSFHRKKIESGGDKSAMSDERALSLLSIKSQKTGQSDMPMHAAAIRIQNKFRGWKGRKDFLIIKQRIVKIQAHVRGHQVRKRYKKFVWSVGIVEKVILRWRRKGSGLRGFRSEGLLEGTSMQCHLAKEDDYDFLQEGRKQTEARMQKALARVKSMVQYPEAREQYRRLLTVVTEFQESKALQESIMDVSEDAADADLMVELEELLEGDTVMPTV
- the LOC135633421 gene encoding calmodulin-binding transcription activator 3-like isoform X1; this encodes MAEARLFSLTPQLDIEQILLEAQHRWLRPAEICEILRNYRKFHIAPEPPNKPPSGSLFLFDRKVLRYFRKDGHNWRKKKDGKTVKEAHERLKAGSVEVLHCYYAHGEENVNFQRRSYWMLEEDFMHIVLVHYLEVKGHKPSFSRSREVEDVPQDNQVDSPIYSNSIANHSQLPSQATDVESPISLHTSEYEDAESADNYPTSSRYHPFVKMQQYDDGQMTGVPFVDSYVPDPSIDSQCGFQEIHDAEPKSDFYSVTQEDIGRVFNETGLGLTFIGSKTQLDLASWEEVLEHCATSCQMPSFQSSAGITEATTEEISSKQTSVHADLYAENPGTRQDDSIISDKFEWQLSSADTDSAIISTINMENETSIDGSDKYTSLVKQPTLDLSRVQTEGLKKYDSFSRWMSKELGEVDESHTKSSSGAYWSAVGSDGIVEDSSISNHEPLDAYIMSLSLSQDQLFSIIDFSPNWVYAGLETKVLIIGTFLKTQDVENCKWSCMFGEVEVPAEVVGDGILSCHAPPHKSGRVPFYVTCSNRLACSEVREFEFRVSDPHCIENIDSCSNNTYEMLLHMRLDKLLSLGPLDSQNLDYRKKAHLGGKISLIKMEAADDTLPKISQENEYSADNAELLEMLLQEKLHIWLLHKSAKDDKGPNIWDEEGQGVLHLAAALGYDWAIEPTVTAGVNINFRDAHGWTALHWAAFCGRERTVGALITMGAAPGLLTDPTPEFPSGRTPADLASANGHKGIAGFLAESSLTSHLSSLTLDPKGSDIADVASLTGIDDAEQRALAVADGDMQAGLSLKDSLSAVRNASQAAARIYQVFRVQSFHRKKIESGGDKSAMSDERALSLLSIKSQKTGQSDMPMHAAAIRIQNKFRGWKGRKDFLIIKQRIVKIQAHVRGHQVRKRYKKFVWSVGIVEKVILRWRRKGSGLRGFRSEGLLEGTSMQCHLAKEDDYDFLQEGRKQTEARMQKALARVKSMVQYPEAREQYRRLLTVVTEFQESKALQESIMDVSEDAADADLMVELEELLEGDTVMPTV